The genomic window tatcaaatcaaatgttgAAACTCTTTGATTGAAAGTCTTATACAATAGAGCAttctattatttctttaatatcttttttctcttgtatttaatttaatctatacgGTACATGAATAATGTTTACTAGTTAACACACCGACACAAATCTCGATAGTCGTCTTTATGAAATGAATTGTTGTAATAGGTTTGTTCATTAAAATTCCATTCATGTTAAAGCTAGTTGCAGTGACCACTAAGCATATCAattgctaataaatatattttgtttctgattttacttaatctatatatttaaaaaaaaacatattatgtatggaGCTCcaaaaaacgataaataaatacttcttcATACGCACaaataatgaacaaaatattaCGTCTGCCGTATTCATAGTCCCCACATCGCACCCCATCGCATCCCCATTTATATTCGACCACTTGTTCAAATAATAACAGTGCGATAGAAATCACTATTAAcagagtataatttatttaatatccacTTGCAACTGCATTGTGAACATTTTAAGTGACGTAGCGCtacaacattatataaatcGTAAACGATCGagcaaataattattgataaattattaaaaaagtcgaTTTCACATTCTACGTCACAAATGTGTTGAAGTTTTTTGCTCCACTTGCATGACAATTTGCAAACTAAATAAAGGCAGAACACATTAAATGCCATCACGGggaattatgtaaattaacttAAACGCGTATTGACATTTTCCTATTGCTTTGATTGTAGGAGCTATCTTGTAATACCCCTTATTTGAATATCTAACGATGACatttatcgatatcgatttCCTATGATGCATTGCCTGAAGttaataacagtttatttttcttttcttttttaagcGCAATACCCTGGCTTGCCctgaattgattttattaacgcACAACTTGTACTGTAATAGATGGACTTGAAATTTGAGAATAACGTCGTTTCTCAATATCGTGGTGCATTAAGAAAGGAAatcgtttttttgttattttacccgttaaaataaaatctctgtTTCAAAATTTGAGTTCTATAATCAATCTTTATATAatctatgaaattaaaatattaaacgtttaaCACTGGATACGGACTAAGAATAGATTATTATGTTTAGTCTCGCGAACCAATTAGTTGATTTTAATTTCACATAtgtcttttgtattatattgattgttatttcaatctcaagaacttaaataaaaactgaaagaGGGAGGGAGGGAGAAAGTACACTGCGGAATACTAGATAATTTAGATAAACGCCTATTAACTGataatatgtatgtgtttagtattataacaaaattttataacaagctTTATATACACAAGCTACTCATTAGGTTTATTTTAGGTTGAATTTGTAGTTACGTACgttacacatatataaaaagatacattatatatacaaagagcTACagatgacaattaaaaaaatatattgtaagacCTGTAACATGTAACATTACGTGCTACACGCGTACTTATAAAAGATAATTGTGATCTACCGGTCCCCGGGGATCTCGTGCCGAGACCCAATGCACCTACTGCGCCACCCCTTAGAAGCGCCATGGAAACATTGCTAGCGAAAGACTTACGGCCTGTTCTTACACTGAGATAAATTGCCTCATGAAGATTGCTAGTTGTTgcagtttttatataaagatttaagtcgcaatttactttagttttttctaataaatatatctcaaaTAATAGTAGATACtcgtttgaaaaatattctttaggAAACCAAACGAACTtacgtatgtatttttattctttatttgtaaatatattaataataacatttttccaTAACACTGAGAGATAAACTTAGAACTTTATGTTAGTTAATAGGTCGAAATATAAAAGAGTCACATATGCGCGTTCGACTTCTAAACATTGCAAACATTCATTTTCGCTACAAAGCCGGTCAACGACATAAGCATATTGGTAAAACACTTGCAACCAATCAACGTCACAACAGATTCACCCTCCTATGAAAAAACAAGTGTTTGCACTCATAAAGAATGAGTGCAAATCTGCACAAAGATGATTGTTTATGTTTCCATATCGTCCCCGAGTGCGGCTATTGTTGCCGCCCCCCtctttgtttacaataaaacgtatGATTTAACATGAATACAGAAGTTAATTCGCCGAATGACAATAAAGATCACGCCACCCCATATCTATAGTAATCCTTTTAATACGAGAAAATTTGACAGTATGATAAAAACGAATTACAAAAGCCGTTTTTTCCGCAGATGGGCCATCACGGCATGGAAGGTTTGGATATGCTTGACCCACTCACATCATCATCCATGACCACCCTGGCACCGATGGGAGAAGCGGCGCCACCTCACCACCAATTGCATGGCTATGGAGCTATGAACCACGTTATGAACCATCACCACCACGCCGGAGGCTTATCTCATGCACCACCAGCTCACCTTGGTCATCCTTCTGCTGCTCTTCATCCTGATACAGATACAGACCCTCGAGAACTCGAAGCCTTTGCAGAGAGATTTAAGCAACGAAGAATAAAACTTGGTGTTACTCAAGCGGATGTCGGGAAGGCGCTAGCCAATTTGAAACTACCAGGAGTTGGAGCTCTGTCTCAAAGTACAATCTGCAGATTTGAGAGCTTGACGCTAagtcataataatatgattgcTTTAAAACCTATACTACAAGCTTGGTTGGAAGAAGCAGAAGCTCAGGCAAAGAATAAAAGACGAGATCCAGACGCACCGAGTGTATTACCAGCCGGCGAAAAGAAGCGAAAGAGAACATCCATAGCCGCGCCAGAAAAGAGGAGCCTTGAAGCTTACTTTGCAGTTCAGCCACGACCCTCTGGTGAAAAGATTGCAGCGATTGCGGAAAAATTAGACTTAAAAAAGAATGTCGTTCGAGTTTGGTTTTGTAATCAGAGGCAAAAACAAAAGCGTATGAAATTTGCGGCGCAACACTGACCGGCGGGAGGCGGCGCGGCTCTACTGTACCCAGGAACTGGGTACGGGTACTGAGTCGCCGGCCGCATGGACATGGCCATGGCCTAGCCTAAAGGGCCACATCAGTGACATCGGCGCTTCACCGCCAAGAATACTTTCTCGTGAGCAATAATAAGATCTCATTTAAAACGCATCTACATTTTTgcatttaagttttatttcaaaatcgaACGCAACGTAGTTACTAGTGTAGATATCGTGTAACGTATCTTATTTTCTTTCCGTGTGAATTTACCTTCATGTGTATATTTTTCGAGACACAGggtatataattgattatatacatatcattaaaattaatacaagtcGCTTTTTCATACATTGTTAATTTGTAACGCGCCGAGTTTTGATGTTTTTGAACGTCGAATTGTACATGAAAATCAggatttttaagaaaatgtgCCTtgcaaaataatcaatattctgTGTTTAATGTTAGTAACTTCATCGCTGTGTTGCGGATTCGAAGTGGACACATTGGATGAGATGTCCTGTCGAAGTACCATACATCGAAAACATacgataaaaaatttacaattgtaCAATAGACTGTTACTAGATTAGGTGAAGAGCGTACGAAACAAACAATGATTTGTAATGTACTTatgatttattcattattttaaataaaattatttccttgCTCCTAATCTAAATacagtctatttaaaaaaaaatatatattattttaacttgttCTGttcctgtattattaaaatttgtacaaagtaattttaagaGTGCTCTTTTTACAAGTGAAGTGTAGATAGCAATTTCTGTTCAAGAATTATGTGAGAAAAGTGTTTGCTTTACtttagttatacatatatttttgttataatttctcACTTTTCAATCACTATCACAAACATGGCACAATTCTTATATTAAGCGGTTATTAGCGACATTTAGccaaaatagatttaaatttcattgtaaataagtCACATTTCGATTTATATTTAGACATTAGTAAACCATAGTTACTAAATTGAATGGAATTAGTACAACGCTAatgaattctaattttaataatgactattaataatatcaatagtaattaaaaacccttttgatttatgaaaaaaatgttaccaaAGACTTATTTTACTCAAAACTTTTTCTACAAATAACACATGTATATTTTCTCTATTATTTAAATCCGCACCGACATACTTAGTAATCGTAGTAACGCAAATACAACCACAAAGCTtaagataaaatgaaaaaaatgcgaattataaataatatttttaaataaaaaaaattgtaaatatagtaCATTATTAAGGTAAAAGAACGTGCAATCtagtaattacaattaattgattataacttaaatttgcTCATAggaatttatttagttttacacTTAACTTACGGTAGGTTTTGAGAGCTTTAGTCTGGCTGAATCTAGTCATGAGTTTTTTTACagtgtttttgtatttatttttaaagatttaacaaTCAgtctttattatacaaaatgtaagTCGTTATAGTAATAGTTCTAATGTTTTCGAATTTATCATCAACGAACACGAACCCcgatgattattattttgaataaaaaaaaacagttacaaCGATGGTACATCATGTTAACGTTAAGGTTCCGAACTGGACTTATTCAATACCTGCGACTAATTTTCTTTAGACCAACTGATATTGATTTTAGACTTTAGTGTGGttagtttaagaataaaacatctTTTATGTAAGACGTGGCTGACCGTGAAATATTCTTTTCTACATTAGCGTTAACATAATGCATATCAAGCAATAAACATaccttgaatttaaattaataaggttCCCAGAAAAGTTtagttatctttttaaataattaattataatattacttactttactatttatataatttctaagCATCAATGCTTTATTTAGATACCACATTTGATCATGTCTTAAATGCAAGATTGacatcattttaaaaagtacacAGGTTTCAAGCTTtagaaaatactaaataaataaccattaaGATATTTCGTGTTTGTAGTTACTATatgaaatttgattattttgataataacaataatgagCTAAATATTTCTGGGTGCCTCCCATATGTATAGTATAATACGTGTAAGCAATGATATCTTATCAATGTGGCAATAGAACATGTCTTTTTATAGAAGTAAGACACCAATAATAAAAGTCATGTTAGACTCGCGGCGACATCGATATTATGGGGgccaataaattatatataaaatacactttCAGACAGTTTCAAGGTAAATTGGCTAGATACGTAACAATACAATAGTTATATCTAAATTCAAAAAGTTATCCTAAATAGGTATATGACAAGAAATTTCGCCAGTCGCATCAGGAGTAACTAATCttgtt from Vanessa tameamea isolate UH-Manoa-2023 chromosome Z, ilVanTame1 primary haplotype, whole genome shotgun sequence includes these protein-coding regions:
- the LOC113401130 gene encoding inhibitory POU protein; protein product: MYSPDKMKSGGGLMAPPGCFPGRYSPTYRSSDPRRCVPNPSSRILEDASLMCNSWSPRHNGDIFGGLNDGLLSRAEALAAVDIGKHQSGPQPGPPLPQLKHDMVYHHGVGGPPPHNARPHQKPFFPQMGHHGMEGLDMLDPLTSSSMTTLAPMGEAAPPHHQLHGYGAMNHVMNHHHHAGGLSHAPPAHLGHPSAALHPDTDTDPRELEAFAERFKQRRIKLGVTQADVGKALANLKLPGVGALSQSTICRFESLTLSHNNMIALKPILQAWLEEAEAQAKNKRRDPDAPSVLPAGEKKRKRTSIAAPEKRSLEAYFAVQPRPSGEKIAAIAEKLDLKKNVVRVWFCNQRQKQKRMKFAAQH